One stretch of Streptomyces sp. NBC_01363 DNA includes these proteins:
- a CDS encoding Lsr2 family protein — protein sequence MAQKVQVLLVDDLDGGEADETVTFALDGKTYEIDLTTSNADKLRGLLEPYTKGGRRTGGRASAGRGKGRAVTGGNKDTAEIRKWARENGHNVNDRGRVPAEIREAYEKANG from the coding sequence GTGGCACAGAAGGTTCAGGTCCTTCTTGTCGATGACCTCGACGGCGGCGAGGCGGACGAGACGGTCACGTTCGCTCTCGATGGCAAGACGTACGAGATTGACCTCACGACGAGCAACGCGGACAAGCTCCGTGGTCTTCTTGAGCCGTACACCAAGGGTGGTCGGCGTACGGGTGGCCGCGCGTCGGCCGGCCGTGGCAAGGGCCGCGCCGTTACGGGTGGCAACAAGGACACCGCCGAGATCCGTAAGTGGGCCCGCGAGAACGGCCACAATGTGAATGACCGTGGCCGTGTTCCCGCGGAGATCCGCGAAGCTTACGAGAAGGCCAACGGCTGA
- a CDS encoding SCO3374 family protein yields MAITVPRPVPSVTGERESGDCARWAQWYERELGWATAGTAPVRLLTGLRFDVLQVPAAAGQAALRRLDRTGPVALSGARMSLLVAVGSADELPGLLDWLEWGGVALSLTAIGAGGRITAPVPPGRMAGRPGAAAWLRPPGPRHEEGSEFPALAGLGSRGGGAPDLVRLVDAVATECHRARLMLARTGPSTVGSTAQPLAFS; encoded by the coding sequence ATGGCCATCACCGTCCCGCGTCCCGTGCCGTCGGTCACCGGCGAGCGGGAGAGCGGCGACTGCGCCCGGTGGGCGCAGTGGTACGAACGCGAACTCGGCTGGGCGACGGCGGGCACCGCTCCGGTGCGCCTGCTGACCGGGCTGCGGTTCGACGTGCTCCAGGTTCCCGCGGCCGCCGGTCAGGCGGCGCTGCGGCGGCTGGACCGCACCGGGCCCGTGGCGCTGTCGGGCGCGCGGATGAGCCTGCTGGTGGCGGTGGGAAGCGCCGACGAGCTGCCCGGACTGCTCGACTGGCTGGAGTGGGGAGGCGTCGCCCTCTCCCTGACCGCCATCGGTGCGGGCGGCCGGATCACTGCGCCGGTGCCGCCCGGACGGATGGCGGGCCGGCCGGGGGCCGCCGCATGGCTGCGACCCCCCGGGCCACGACACGAGGAAGGGTCGGAGTTCCCGGCCCTCGCCGGCCTCGGGAGCAGGGGTGGGGGTGCTCCCGATCTCGTACGGCTGGTGGACGCGGTGGCGACGGAATGCCACCGGGCCCGGTTGATGCTTGCCCGGACAGGGCCGTCGACGGTCGGGTCGACAGCTCAGCCGTTGGCCTTCTCGTAA
- a CDS encoding ATP-dependent Clp protease ATP-binding subunit — protein sequence MFERFTDRARRVVVLAQEEARMLNHNYIGTEHILLGLIHEGEGVAAKALESLGISLEAVRQQVEEIIGQGQQAPSGHIPFTPRAKKVLELSLREALQLGHNYIGTEHILLGLIREGEGVAAQVLVKLGADLNRVRQQVIQLLSGYSGSKEAATAGGPAEGTPSTSLVLDQFGRNLTQAARESKLDPVIGREKEIERVMQVLSRRTKNNPVLIGEPGVGKTAVVEGLAQAIVKGEVPETLKDKHLYTLDLGALVAGSRYRGDFEERLKKVLKEIRTRGDIILFIDELHTLVGAGAAEGAIDAASILKPMLARGELQTIGATTLDEYRKHLEKDAALERRFQPIQVAEPSLPHTIEILKGLRDRYEAHHRVSITDEALVQAATLADRYISDRFLPDKAIDLIDEAGSRMRIRRMTAPPDLREFDEKIAGVRRDKESAIDSQDFEKAASLRDKEKQLLAAKTKREKEWKAGDMDVVAEVDGELIAEVLATATGIPVFKLTEEESSRLLRMEDELHKRVIGQKDAIKALSQAIRRTRAGLKDPKRPGGSFIFAGPSGVGKTELSKTLAEFLFGDEDALIALDMSEFSEKHTVSRLFGSPPGYVGYEEGGQLTEKVRRKPFSVVLFDEVEKAHPDIFNSLLQILEDGRLTDSQGRVVDFKNTVIIMTTNLGTRDISKGFNLGFAAQGDVKTGYERMKNKVNEELKQHFRPEFLNRVDDTVVFHQLTEEDIIQIVDLMLAKVDERLKDRDMGIELSSEAKSLLAKKGYDPVMGARPLRRTIQREIEDILSEKILFGELRPGHIVVVGTEGEGEEKTFTFRGEEKSALPDVPPIEQAAGGTGPNMSKDV from the coding sequence ATGTTCGAGAGGTTCACCGACCGCGCGCGGCGGGTTGTCGTCCTGGCTCAGGAAGAAGCCCGGATGCTCAACCACAACTACATCGGCACCGAGCACATCCTCCTGGGCCTTATCCACGAGGGTGAGGGTGTCGCCGCTAAGGCCCTGGAGAGCCTCGGGATTTCGCTCGAGGCGGTCCGCCAGCAGGTGGAGGAGATCATCGGCCAGGGCCAGCAGGCCCCGTCCGGGCACATCCCCTTCACGCCCCGGGCCAAGAAGGTCCTGGAGCTCTCGCTCCGCGAGGCCCTTCAGCTCGGCCACAACTACATCGGCACCGAGCACATCCTGCTCGGCCTGATCCGCGAGGGCGAGGGCGTCGCCGCCCAGGTCCTCGTGAAGCTGGGCGCCGACCTGAACCGGGTGCGGCAGCAGGTCATCCAGCTGCTCTCCGGGTACTCGGGCAGCAAGGAGGCGGCGACCGCGGGCGGCCCCGCGGAAGGCACGCCCTCCACGTCCCTGGTGCTCGACCAGTTCGGCCGGAATCTCACCCAGGCCGCTCGCGAATCCAAGCTCGACCCGGTCATCGGGCGCGAGAAGGAGATCGAGCGGGTCATGCAGGTGCTGTCCCGCCGCACCAAGAACAACCCGGTTCTCATCGGCGAGCCCGGCGTCGGCAAGACGGCGGTCGTCGAGGGACTGGCGCAGGCCATCGTCAAGGGCGAGGTGCCCGAGACCCTCAAGGACAAGCACCTCTACACCCTCGACCTCGGCGCGCTGGTCGCCGGCTCCCGCTACCGCGGTGACTTCGAGGAGCGCCTGAAGAAGGTCCTCAAGGAGATCCGCACCCGCGGCGACATCATCCTGTTCATCGACGAGCTCCACACCCTCGTGGGTGCGGGTGCCGCCGAGGGCGCGATCGACGCCGCCAGCATCCTCAAGCCGATGCTGGCCCGCGGCGAGCTCCAGACCATCGGTGCCACCACGCTCGACGAGTACCGCAAGCACCTGGAGAAGGACGCCGCTCTCGAGCGCCGCTTCCAGCCCATCCAGGTCGCGGAGCCGTCGCTGCCGCACACCATCGAGATCCTCAAGGGTCTGCGCGACCGCTACGAGGCCCACCACCGCGTCTCCATCACGGACGAGGCGCTGGTCCAGGCCGCGACGCTGGCCGACCGGTACATCTCGGACCGCTTCCTGCCGGACAAGGCGATCGACCTGATCGACGAGGCCGGTTCCCGGATGCGCATCCGCCGGATGACCGCGCCGCCGGACCTCCGCGAGTTCGACGAGAAGATCGCGGGTGTCCGCCGCGACAAGGAGTCGGCCATCGACTCCCAGGACTTCGAGAAGGCGGCTTCCCTCCGTGACAAGGAGAAGCAGCTGCTGGCGGCGAAGACCAAGCGCGAGAAGGAGTGGAAGGCCGGCGACATGGACGTCGTGGCCGAGGTCGACGGCGAGCTGATCGCCGAGGTCCTGGCCACCGCGACCGGCATCCCGGTCTTCAAGCTGACGGAGGAGGAGTCCTCCCGTCTGCTGCGCATGGAGGACGAGCTCCACAAGCGCGTCATCGGGCAGAAGGACGCCATCAAGGCCCTCTCGCAGGCGATCCGCCGTACGCGAGCCGGTCTGAAGGACCCGAAGCGCCCCGGTGGCTCGTTCATCTTCGCCGGCCCGTCCGGTGTCGGTAAGACGGAGCTCTCCAAGACGCTCGCCGAATTCCTCTTCGGTGACGAGGACGCGCTGATCGCCCTCGACATGTCGGAGTTCAGCGAGAAGCACACGGTTTCCCGCCTCTTCGGTTCTCCCCCCGGTTACGTGGGTTACGAAGAGGGCGGCCAGCTCACCGAGAAGGTGCGCCGCAAGCCGTTCTCCGTCGTCCTCTTCGACGAGGTCGAGAAGGCCCACCCCGATATCTTCAATTCCCTGCTCCAGATTCTGGAAGACGGTCGCCTGACCGACTCCCAGGGCCGGGTCGTGGACTTCAAGAACACGGTCATCATCATGACGACCAACCTCGGGACCCGGGACATCTCCAAGGGCTTCAACCTGGGCTTCGCCGCCCAGGGTGACGTCAAGACCGGCTACGAGCGGATGAAGAACAAGGTCAACGAAGAGCTCAAGCAGCACTTCCGCCCCGAGTTCCTCAACCGTGTCGACGACACGGTCGTCTTCCACCAGCTCACCGAGGAAGACATCATCCAGATCGTCGACCTCATGCTCGCCAAGGTGGACGAGCGCCTGAAGGACCGCGACATGGGCATCGAGCTGAGCTCGGAAGCCAAGTCGCTCCTGGCGAAGAAGGGCTACGACCCCGTGATGGGCGCCCGGCCGCTGCGCCGGACGATCCAGCGCGAGATCGAGGACATCCTCTCCGAGAAGATCCTCTTCGGTGAGCTGCGCCCCGGTCACATCGTGGTCGTCGGCACCGAGGGCGAGGGCGAGGAGAAGACCTTCACCTTCCGCGGCGAGGAGAAGTCGGCACTGCCCGACGTCCCCCCGATCGAGCAGGCGGCAGGCGGCACGGGCCCGAACATGTCGAAGGACGTGTGA
- a CDS encoding serine protease, which produces MTTAPPTAPAARTVVVLGAGTVQGSGALLTDRLVLTCAHVVRGGSRATVAHPGRANHATATVAWVDHDLDAALLLTADPVLPVSAVRLGVLHSEQAVSGCEITGFPDIQRYGPERHLEADQYTATALPMAGHLRGLLVCELDGPPPPGNDSEPPSLRGMSGGPVFAGNVLIGIARQIPRQRGGRRVECVPLAPLIASQPFELVYRQTGTALRHEQVHGRFPRDARYEEEYAAALGAAYRRTKIFGLDELGRRDSEWDLDTAYLSLEAQQTSGRAGPSPMRIDTLLPDRPRVLLRGDAGAGKTTLLWWLAAHASAGTLGPELAALNGLVPFVVPLRTLRAQGGTFPAPAQLPDAARLVIDEAPGGWVGRVLESGRALLLVDGLDEVPRDDREQAHEWLSRLLDRYPDIRCVATVRPLAVEPGWLMSQDFDELRLLPMRDEDIEAFVAAWHRAARLDDEDHETLGRLERDLIQQFAQNRTLRDLARTPLLCAVICALHRRRQGILPETRWSLYDSALTMLLGDRDKQRRIEAPEGITMNVAEQAQLLQRIAIWLVRGGQSELHRSAALHQLERALPGMERLRGQGSAEEILTHLLNRSGVLQERADDVYQFAHRTFQDFLAAKEFVEGDQLNELLGRAGAQHWYDVVLLSAGHCGRREHPVLVNGLLDARPGPGDTVTRDEIFVLAALCAQHATWLDETTRARVRTAVGALFPPKDGGDVRLLARLGPAALDFLPDPDHVSGREQAGLFIDLISEIGGAEAVPHARRWALAHPEHSHLFEAYWNRYPVRAYAQQVLATCDLTHDALQIDAPEKLAALRDLPSATNLEIAGALTAAELHAALRGGPWTGLAFLRNPCLTDLSFLTECAGQLESLSLSDCPGVRDLGSLTGLPALKVVELDMSHLPGGALAATASGELNSLWLSRLTAERLSQLPAHPELSTLTIEQAASLEVDSLDGWTNLRRLGLGTRTPVRPLLAALRRAPQVIHLTLPLSSATEFAGEQPVPSLGSLDLYLDTDVLEMEQIPRVFPALKRVVIVSPRHVDRIDISPIRAMPDCEVAAGPATIVGDDPHR; this is translated from the coding sequence GTGACCACCGCGCCGCCCACCGCACCCGCGGCGCGCACGGTCGTCGTCCTCGGCGCCGGAACCGTCCAGGGCAGCGGCGCCCTGCTCACCGACCGGCTCGTGCTGACCTGTGCCCATGTGGTCCGGGGCGGCAGCCGGGCCACCGTCGCCCACCCCGGGCGGGCAAACCACGCGACGGCAACGGTCGCCTGGGTCGACCACGACCTCGACGCCGCCCTCCTGCTGACCGCCGACCCGGTGCTCCCGGTCTCCGCGGTGCGGCTCGGCGTCCTCCACTCCGAGCAGGCCGTCTCCGGATGCGAGATCACCGGCTTCCCCGACATCCAGCGGTACGGCCCCGAGCGGCATCTGGAGGCCGACCAGTACACGGCCACCGCCCTGCCGATGGCCGGACACCTGCGCGGACTGCTGGTCTGCGAGCTGGACGGCCCGCCGCCCCCGGGAAACGACTCGGAGCCCCCGTCGCTGCGCGGCATGTCCGGCGGACCGGTCTTCGCCGGGAACGTCCTCATCGGCATCGCCCGGCAGATCCCCCGGCAGCGCGGCGGCCGGCGCGTGGAGTGCGTACCGCTCGCCCCGCTCATCGCCTCGCAGCCGTTCGAGCTCGTCTACCGGCAGACCGGCACGGCACTGCGCCACGAGCAGGTCCACGGCCGCTTTCCCAGGGACGCGCGGTACGAGGAGGAGTACGCGGCGGCGCTCGGGGCGGCGTACCGTCGTACAAAGATCTTCGGCCTCGACGAGCTGGGCCGGCGCGACTCCGAGTGGGATCTGGACACCGCGTACCTGAGCCTGGAGGCCCAGCAGACCTCCGGGCGCGCGGGGCCGTCGCCCATGCGGATCGACACGCTGCTCCCGGACCGCCCCCGGGTCCTGCTGCGCGGCGACGCGGGCGCCGGCAAGACCACGCTGCTCTGGTGGCTGGCGGCGCACGCCTCGGCCGGCACGCTGGGCCCGGAGCTGGCCGCGCTCAACGGCCTGGTCCCGTTCGTCGTACCACTGCGCACCCTGCGCGCCCAGGGCGGCACGTTCCCCGCCCCCGCGCAGCTCCCCGACGCGGCCCGGCTGGTGATCGACGAGGCCCCCGGGGGCTGGGTCGGCCGGGTGCTGGAGTCGGGCCGGGCGCTGCTGCTGGTCGACGGTCTGGACGAGGTCCCGCGCGACGACCGCGAGCAGGCGCACGAGTGGCTGTCCCGTCTCCTCGACCGGTACCCGGACATCCGCTGTGTGGCCACGGTGCGCCCGCTGGCCGTCGAGCCGGGCTGGCTGATGTCCCAGGACTTCGACGAGCTGCGGCTGCTGCCGATGCGGGACGAGGACATCGAGGCCTTCGTCGCCGCCTGGCACCGGGCCGCCCGGCTGGACGACGAGGACCACGAGACGCTCGGGAGGCTGGAACGGGACCTGATCCAGCAGTTCGCCCAGAACCGGACCCTGCGCGATCTGGCCCGTACGCCACTGCTCTGCGCGGTGATCTGCGCCCTTCACCGACGCCGCCAGGGCATCCTGCCGGAGACCCGCTGGAGCCTGTACGACTCGGCCCTCACGATGCTGCTCGGCGACCGCGACAAGCAGCGCAGGATCGAGGCCCCCGAAGGCATCACGATGAACGTGGCGGAACAGGCCCAGCTCCTCCAGCGCATCGCGATCTGGCTGGTGCGGGGCGGCCAGTCGGAGCTCCACCGCTCCGCGGCGCTGCACCAGCTGGAACGCGCCCTGCCGGGCATGGAACGGCTGCGCGGCCAGGGCTCGGCCGAGGAGATCCTGACCCATCTGCTGAACCGCAGCGGAGTCCTCCAGGAGCGTGCCGACGACGTCTACCAGTTCGCCCACCGCACCTTCCAGGACTTCCTCGCCGCGAAGGAGTTCGTCGAGGGCGACCAGCTGAACGAGCTGCTCGGCCGGGCGGGCGCACAGCACTGGTACGACGTCGTCCTGCTCTCGGCCGGCCACTGCGGCCGCCGGGAACACCCCGTACTGGTCAACGGTCTGCTGGACGCGCGGCCCGGCCCCGGCGACACCGTCACCCGGGACGAGATATTCGTCCTGGCCGCGCTCTGCGCGCAGCACGCGACCTGGCTGGACGAGACGACCCGGGCCAGGGTCCGCACGGCCGTCGGGGCGCTGTTCCCGCCGAAGGACGGCGGGGACGTACGGCTGCTCGCCCGCCTCGGTCCGGCCGCTCTGGACTTCCTGCCCGACCCGGACCACGTATCCGGCAGGGAGCAGGCCGGCCTGTTCATCGACCTGATCAGCGAAATCGGTGGGGCGGAGGCCGTACCGCACGCCCGCCGCTGGGCACTCGCCCACCCGGAACACAGCCACCTGTTCGAGGCGTACTGGAACAGGTATCCGGTACGGGCATACGCCCAGCAGGTCCTTGCCACCTGCGATCTGACGCACGACGCCCTGCAGATCGACGCCCCGGAGAAGCTGGCAGCACTGCGCGACCTGCCGTCCGCCACGAACCTGGAGATCGCCGGGGCCCTCACCGCCGCCGAACTCCACGCCGCCCTGCGCGGCGGCCCATGGACCGGGCTGGCCTTCCTGCGGAACCCCTGCCTGACCGACCTCTCGTTCCTGACGGAGTGCGCCGGGCAGCTCGAGTCCCTGTCGCTGAGCGACTGTCCTGGCGTACGGGACCTCGGCTCGCTCACCGGGCTCCCCGCGCTGAAAGTGGTCGAGCTCGACATGAGCCATCTCCCCGGCGGTGCGCTGGCCGCCACGGCTTCGGGAGAACTGAATTCCCTGTGGCTCAGCCGCCTGACGGCCGAACGGCTCTCCCAGCTGCCCGCCCACCCTGAGCTGAGCACACTGACCATCGAGCAGGCAGCCTCGCTGGAGGTGGACTCGCTCGACGGCTGGACGAACCTGCGCCGGCTCGGACTGGGAACCCGCACCCCGGTCCGACCGCTGCTCGCCGCTCTCCGGCGGGCTCCGCAGGTGATCCACCTCACCCTGCCCCTGTCGTCCGCGACGGAGTTCGCCGGGGAACAGCCCGTGCCTTCCCTCGGCAGCCTGGACCTCTACCTCGACACCGATGTGCTCGAAATGGAACAGATCCCCCGGGTCTTCCCCGCTCTGAAGCGGGTGGTGATCGTTTCGCCCAGGCATGTCGACCGCATCGACATTTCCCCGATCCGGGCGATGCCCGACTGCGAGGTGGCGGCCGGCCCCGCAACGATCGTGGGCGACGACCCACACCGCTGA
- a CDS encoding trypco2 family protein produces MASDAADTSDMDGIELADAVESIRNQLIDAAGRATGRPVAFEVGDIQMEFTLELRKEIKGGGKVKAWVVEAGADASRATGRTHKVAFTLKPRDAATGGPWQIGHGDQGSTAHFGGGAARP; encoded by the coding sequence ATGGCCAGTGACGCCGCGGACACCAGCGACATGGACGGCATCGAACTCGCCGACGCCGTCGAGTCGATCCGCAACCAGCTCATCGACGCCGCGGGCCGCGCCACCGGCCGCCCCGTGGCCTTCGAGGTCGGCGACATCCAGATGGAGTTCACCCTCGAACTCCGCAAGGAGATCAAGGGCGGCGGCAAGGTCAAGGCCTGGGTGGTCGAGGCGGGCGCCGACGCCTCCCGCGCGACCGGCCGCACGCACAAGGTCGCGTTCACCCTGAAGCCGCGCGACGCCGCGACCGGCGGGCCCTGGCAGATCGGCCACGGCGACCAGGGCAGCACAGCCCACTTCGGCGGCGGGGCGGCACGGCCGTGA